A window from Drosophila yakuba strain Tai18E2 chromosome 3L, Prin_Dyak_Tai18E2_2.1, whole genome shotgun sequence encodes these proteins:
- the LOC6532265 gene encoding uncharacterized protein LOC6532265 → MYSDNDDAHESSNGSQRIRNVLTLEERVAAIRQYDIVPMYSKIARNFNCSWEQIKSIVSNREAILEFHEATNRLSQPANKDAELRRRKLNFLGHCLYEYIQRAQFYLHSDVNEEMIRNRAIEFRDLMRLEGFVPNKPWINHFKAAYNITLSNRQITITRRPPRSMDLRDIMSYCGRHTSMACSLAPRSPEPTLTSSDQRAIDRPLYRTKTLVTTSCQNQATSDEVHLRRKRKIAFLEKCVYEYIQRSQLVRQGRLDLDNLRSVAISLRDILKIDSFFPDKVWFKHFKSRYNFTFSVGVQVTNRRVPLSLDLRDIVSYCGRNEHKITLAHKKSQEELESGLVHFPQVDPKPEELEPEDDDDCVAIEVPPELIEIKDDEDNEDEHNDDLPARATKRKSEENGGPMPCGLKIQKIQSLSEQLPEDTELLPANSPGHYSETSDEANLPRCVESYKDALRLLKPLEEFALMEENYRAIGLLTQLEKIFEAAAKKNEEKDKSLE, encoded by the exons atGTACTCTGAC AATGACGACGCCCACGAGAGTTCAAATGGATCGCAGCGCATCCGCAACGTGCTGACTCTGGAGGAGCGGGTGGCCGCCATCCGACAGTACGACATTGTGCCCATGTACAGTAAGATCGCGCGGAACTTCAACTGCAGCTGGGAGCAAATCAAGAGCATAGTGTCCAATCGAGAGGCCATCCTGGAGTTCCACGAAGCCACCAATCGGCTGAGCCAGCCGGCCAACAAGGATgccgagctgcgccggcgcaAGCTGAACTTTCTGGGCCACTGCCTGTACGAGTACATCCAGAGGGCCCAATTCTACCTCCACAGCGATGTCAACGAGGAAATGATTCGCAACCGTGCGATTGAGTTCCGGGACCTTATGCGACTTGAAGGTTTCGTGCCTAACAAACCGTGGATCAATCACTTCAAGGCCGCCTACAACATAACCCTGTCGAATCGTCAGATCACGATAACCCGCCGGCCACCACGATCCATGGACCTGAGGGACATAATGTCGTACTGCGGACGACACACCTCGATGGCTTGCAGCCTGGCGCCCAGATCGCCGGAACCTACTCTCACGAGCAGTGACCAAAGGGCCATCGATCGACCTCTGTATCGAACTAAGACATTGGTTACAACCTCCTGCCAAAACCAAGCCACCTCGGATGAAGTGCACCTGCGTCGCAAGAGAAAGATAGCGTTCCTGGAGAAGTGCGTCTATGAGTACATCCAGCGATCACAGTTGGTTCGCCAGGGTCGTCTAGACCTGGACAATTTACGCTCTGTGGCCATTAGTTTGAGGGACATCCTGAAGATAGACTCCTTCTTTCCCGACAAAGTGTggttcaagcacttcaagaGTCGCTACAACTTCACTTTTTCAGTGGGAGTTCAGGTGACCAATCGCCGCGTCCCGCTTTCCCTAGACCTCCGGGATATAGTTAGTTATTGCGGCCGGAATGAACACAAAATCACCCTGGCCCACAAGAAGTCGCAGGAGGAACTGGAATCTGGCTTGGTCCATTTCCCACAGGTGGATCCAAAACCAGAAGAATTAGAGCCCGAAGACGACGATGATTGCGTGGCCATTGAGGTGCCACCTGAACTCATAGAAATCAAGGATGACGAGGACAATGAGGATGAGCATAACGATGACTTGCCAGCCAGGGCAACTAAACGAAAATCAGAAGAGAACGGCGGTCCAATGCCCTGTGGTTTAAAGATTCAGAAGATTCAATCGCTCAGTGAGCAATTGCCTGAAGATACGGAATTACTGCCAGCCAATAGTCCCGGTCATTATTCAGAGACCAGCGATGAAGCGAATCTGCCGCGTTGCGTGGAAAGCTACAAGGATGCACTGCGTCTACTGAAGCCCCTGGAGGAATTCGCCCTGATGGAGGAGAACTATCGAGCCATTGGCCTGCTCACGCAGTTGGAGAAGATCTTTGAGGCCGCTGCGAAAAAGAATGAGGAAAAGGACAAATCCTTAGAATAG